A segment of the Cloacibacillus sp. genome:
GAAACTTTTAAGTGAAAACAAATAATACCGAAGCCCTTGGCACTGCCCCGGTTGGGCCGCTGTTGTTAAAGCTCTCCATTCCGGCGATGGCAGGAATGTTTATGCTCTCGCTCTATAATGTCGTCGATGCCTTTTTTGTCGGGCGCGGCGTTGGCGCGCTGGGCATCGCCTTCGTATTCATCTCCTTCCCCGCGACGCTCGTCATCATGGCGGTGTCGCAGACCTTTGGTGTGGGCGGCGCCTCCGTGATCGCCCGCGCGCTGGGAGCGGGAAGAAACGACGACGCCTCCGCGGCGCTCGGTACGATAATGTCCTCCGGCCTGCTCTGCGCGCTCGTAATGACCGCCTTCCTGATGATATTCACCCGCCCGCTGCTGCTGATACTCGGGGCCAATCATGAAATAATCGAATCATCGCTCACCTACGCGGACATCATCTTCATCGGCACCCCCGTTTTCTTCATGATGATGGTCTTCAACAATCTCGTGCGCGGCGAGGGCAACACACGCCTCTCCATGCTGAGCATGGCGATCTCCTCCGGCGTAAACATCGCTCTCGACCCGCTCTTCATCTTTGTGTTCAAATGGGGGCTCGCGGGCGCGGCCTGGGCCACCGTCATCGCTCAGGTCTGCGCGCTCATCTGGCTGCTCTATTACTACCTCGGCGGCAAAAGCGCCGTCGCCGTACGCCTGCACTGCCTGCGCCGGATATCGCTGCCGCTGCTTACGCAGGTCATCTCCGTCGGCGCCTCGGCATTCGTAAGGCAGGTGGGCATCGCCATCTCCTGGACGGTGCTCAACCGGATATTCGCCGACACCGGCGGCGCGATCGGCGTCGCCGCCTCCGGACTCGTACAGCGCATGCTCTCGCTCATCATCATGCCGATCCTCGACATGGGACACGGGCTGCTGCCGCTCGTAGGCTACAACTACGGCGCGAAAAACTACCGCCGGGTGCTGCGCGGCATGGGGCTGGCAAACGTCGCCTCCACCGCCATCTGCTTCGTCTGCGCCATCTTCCTGCTCATTTTCCCGCGCGAGCTGCTGGCTCTCTTCTCCCGCGACGAGGCGCTGCTCGCTAGCGGCGTGAAGGGGATCGTATGCGTAGCGGCGGGGCTGTCATTCGCCGGTTCTCAGACGATGATCTCCACATACTATCAGGGCATCGGCAGCGCCCGGCTCGCCTTCTTCCTCTCGATGCTCCGTCCGCTGCTGCTGCATCCGCCGCTCGCCCTGATCCTCGCGGAACTCTT
Coding sequences within it:
- a CDS encoding MATE family efflux transporter, with amino-acid sequence MKTNNTEALGTAPVGPLLLKLSIPAMAGMFMLSLYNVVDAFFVGRGVGALGIAFVFISFPATLVIMAVSQTFGVGGASVIARALGAGRNDDASAALGTIMSSGLLCALVMTAFLMIFTRPLLLILGANHEIIESSLTYADIIFIGTPVFFMMMVFNNLVRGEGNTRLSMLSMAISSGVNIALDPLFIFVFKWGLAGAAWATVIAQVCALIWLLYYYLGGKSAVAVRLHCLRRISLPLLTQVISVGASAFVRQVGIAISWTVLNRIFADTGGAIGVAASGLVQRMLSLIIMPILDMGHGLLPLVGYNYGAKNYRRVLRGMGLANVASTAICFVCAIFLLIFPRELLALFSRDEALLASGVKGIVCVAAGLSFAGSQTMISTYYQGIGSARLAFFLSMLRPLLLHPPLALILAELFGMNGAWASFTAADILAFAISGAIYIKGRRGLIRSELKA